The following proteins are encoded in a genomic region of Pseudoxanthomonas suwonensis 11-1:
- a CDS encoding CheR family methyltransferase, producing the protein MNPAEIFDLELGVLLEAIYRRYHYDFRDYAASSLRRRVRQAMDRFGCDTVAAFQHRLLHEPALFAQAMQYFTVQVSEMFRDPEYFRALREQVAPVLQTYPSCKVWVAGCSTGEEVWSLAILLHEEGLLDRTILYATDINPEALAAAEAGRFPIDRMAGFSRNYLAAGGRASLSDYYTSAYGGALFDRCLRRNIVFADHSLATDEVFSEVHLVSCRNVLIYFKRALQDRAIGLFHEALVHRGFLGLGSKESLQFGAHSERFEVCSREHRLYRKVA; encoded by the coding sequence ATGAACCCGGCGGAGATCTTCGACCTGGAACTGGGAGTGCTGCTGGAGGCGATCTACCGGCGCTACCACTACGACTTCCGCGACTACGCGGCCTCGTCGCTGCGCCGCCGCGTGCGCCAGGCGATGGACCGCTTCGGCTGCGACACGGTGGCCGCCTTCCAGCACCGGCTGCTGCACGAGCCGGCGCTGTTCGCCCAGGCGATGCAGTACTTCACCGTGCAGGTCTCGGAGATGTTCCGCGACCCGGAATACTTCCGCGCCCTGCGCGAGCAGGTGGCACCGGTGCTGCAGACCTATCCCTCGTGCAAGGTCTGGGTCGCCGGCTGCAGCACCGGCGAGGAAGTGTGGTCGCTGGCGATCCTGCTGCACGAGGAAGGCCTGCTCGACCGCACCATCCTTTACGCCACCGACATCAATCCCGAGGCACTGGCCGCGGCCGAGGCCGGGCGCTTCCCGATCGACCGCATGGCCGGCTTCAGCCGCAACTACCTGGCCGCCGGCGGCCGCGCCTCGCTCTCGGACTACTACACCAGCGCCTACGGCGGCGCCCTGTTCGACCGCTGCCTGCGCCGCAACATCGTGTTCGCCGACCACAGCCTGGCCACGGACGAGGTGTTCTCGGAAGTGCACCTGGTGTCCTGCCGCAACGTGCTGATCTACTTCAAGCGCGCCCTGCAGGACCGCGCCATCGGCCTGTTCCACGAGGCCCTGGTGCACCGCGGCTTCCTCGGCCTGGGCAGCAAGGAGTCGCTGCAGTTCGGCGCGCACTCCGAGCGCTTCGAGGTCTGCTCGCGCGAGCACCGCCTGTACCGGAAGGTGGCATGA
- a CDS encoding chemotaxis protein CheB has protein sequence MKRRTPPLAGRYDAIVIGASAGGVAALRMLLDALPSTLPVPVLVVQHLPRDRPSQLAELFAHGCPLPVAEAEDKSRLAPGVVWIAPPDYHLLVEDRATLALSLDEPVMFSRPAIDPLFESAAAVFGERLLALLLTGASSDGSEGIAAVRAAGGTAWIQCPDEAASSTMPASALAHAGADEVLTLDQIRERLRGFHP, from the coding sequence ATGAAGCGGCGCACGCCCCCACTCGCCGGCCGCTACGACGCCATCGTGATCGGCGCCTCCGCCGGCGGCGTGGCTGCGTTGCGGATGCTCCTCGATGCCCTGCCCTCCACCCTGCCGGTGCCGGTGCTGGTGGTGCAGCACCTGCCGCGCGACCGTCCGAGCCAGCTCGCCGAGCTATTCGCCCATGGCTGCCCGCTGCCGGTGGCCGAGGCCGAGGACAAGTCGCGGCTGGCCCCGGGCGTGGTCTGGATCGCGCCGCCGGACTACCACCTGCTGGTCGAGGACCGCGCCACGCTCGCCCTGTCGCTGGACGAGCCGGTGATGTTCTCGCGACCCGCCATCGACCCGCTGTTCGAGAGCGCCGCCGCGGTGTTTGGCGAGCGCCTGCTGGCCCTGCTGCTGACCGGCGCATCCAGCGACGGCAGCGAGGGCATCGCCGCGGTGCGCGCCGCCGGCGGCACCGCCTGGATCCAGTGCCCGGATGAGGCGGCGTCCTCGACCATGCCGGCATCAGCCCTTGCCCACGCCGGGGCCGACGAGGTCCTGACCCTCGACCAGATACGCGAACGCCTGCGGGGTTTCCATCCATGA
- a CDS encoding hybrid sensor histidine kinase/response regulator, which produces MNVTLSVPAASQAPGKVNVLVVDDVAENLVAMRALLQRDDVEVLCASSGAEALELLLGHEVAVALLDVHMPEMDGFSLAELMRGASRSREVPIIFLTASPSDPRRAFKGYEAGAVDFLHKPVEPQVIVGKVKVFVELFQQRRLLKERADTLERALQLNETMMAVLTHDLRTPLSAMLVCAEKLSMQLPDDERVQRTLAHLENSGWRMARMVEQLLDFSRIRSGGLHLQPRPLELAELLAGAVGEVRRAHPDARIELRVESPLELHADPDRLAQVVSNLVGNAVLHGSGGAVGVAASLDGRGVLLRVSNPGRIDDELLPRLFEPFKGSFRSSHGLGLGLFIAQQFVLAHGGRLEAVNRDGEVHFEAWLPAVAGTA; this is translated from the coding sequence ATGAACGTCACTCTCTCCGTCCCCGCCGCCAGCCAGGCACCGGGCAAGGTCAACGTCCTGGTCGTGGACGACGTGGCCGAGAACCTGGTCGCGATGCGCGCCCTGCTGCAGCGCGACGACGTGGAGGTGCTGTGCGCGTCCTCCGGCGCCGAGGCGCTTGAACTGCTATTGGGCCATGAGGTCGCGGTCGCCCTGCTGGACGTGCACATGCCCGAGATGGACGGCTTCTCGCTGGCCGAGCTGATGCGCGGTGCCTCGCGCAGCCGCGAGGTGCCGATCATCTTCCTCACCGCCTCGCCCAGCGACCCGCGGCGCGCGTTCAAGGGCTACGAGGCCGGCGCGGTGGACTTCCTGCACAAGCCGGTGGAGCCGCAGGTGATCGTCGGCAAGGTGAAGGTGTTCGTGGAGCTGTTCCAGCAGCGGCGCCTGCTGAAGGAACGCGCCGATACCCTGGAGCGGGCGCTGCAGCTCAACGAAACGATGATGGCCGTGCTCACCCACGACCTGCGCACGCCGCTGTCGGCGATGCTGGTGTGCGCGGAGAAGCTGTCGATGCAGCTGCCGGACGACGAGCGGGTGCAGCGCACCCTCGCGCACCTGGAGAACAGCGGCTGGCGCATGGCGCGCATGGTCGAGCAGCTGCTGGACTTCTCCCGCATCCGCAGTGGCGGCCTGCACCTGCAGCCGCGGCCACTGGAGCTGGCCGAGCTGCTGGCCGGCGCGGTCGGCGAGGTGCGCCGCGCCCATCCGGACGCGCGCATCGAGCTGCGGGTGGAGTCGCCGCTGGAACTGCACGCCGATCCCGACCGCCTGGCCCAGGTGGTGTCCAACCTGGTCGGCAATGCCGTGCTCCATGGCAGCGGTGGCGCGGTCGGCGTGGCCGCCAGCCTCGACGGCCGCGGGGTGCTGCTGCGGGTGTCGAACCCGGGCCGGATCGACGACGAGCTGCTGCCGCGGCTGTTCGAGCCGTTCAAGGGCTCGTTCCGCTCCAGCCACGGGCTGGGCCTGGGCCTGTTCATCGCCCAGCAGTTCGTGCTGGCGCACGGCGGGCGGCTGGAAGCGGTCAACCGCGATGGCGAGGTCCACTTCGAGGCCTGGCTGCCGGCGGTCGCCGGGACAGCCTGA
- a CDS encoding thymidine kinase produces the protein MAKLYFYYSAMNAGKTTTLLQSAYNYRERGMRTLILTPRLDDRGGRGGVVASRIGLRAEGTAFDRDSDLERLVEQDIAAHGKLGCVLVDESQFLSRAQVWQLSEVVDGLRIPVLCYGLRTDFRGELFEGSQYLLAWADELEEIKTICHSGKKATMNVRVDAQGRAVQDGPQVEIGGNERYVSVSRPEFKKVMRGEGLIEPLQAPLL, from the coding sequence ATGGCCAAGCTCTACTTCTACTACTCGGCGATGAACGCCGGGAAGACCACCACGCTGCTGCAGTCGGCGTACAACTACCGCGAGCGCGGCATGCGCACCCTGATCCTGACGCCGCGGCTGGACGACCGCGGCGGCCGTGGCGGGGTGGTGGCCTCGCGCATCGGCCTGCGCGCCGAGGGCACGGCCTTCGACCGTGACAGCGACCTGGAACGGCTGGTGGAGCAGGACATCGCCGCCCACGGCAAGCTCGGCTGCGTACTGGTCGACGAGTCCCAGTTCCTGTCCCGCGCCCAGGTCTGGCAGCTGAGCGAGGTGGTCGACGGCCTGCGCATCCCGGTGCTGTGCTACGGCCTGCGCACCGACTTCCGCGGCGAGCTGTTCGAGGGCAGCCAGTACCTGCTGGCCTGGGCCGACGAGCTGGAGGAGATCAAGACGATCTGCCACAGCGGCAAGAAGGCCACGATGAACGTGCGCGTGGACGCCCAGGGCCGCGCCGTGCAGGACGGCCCGCAGGTGGAGATCGGCGGCAACGAGCGCTATGTCTCGGTCAGCCGTCCCGAGTTCAAGAAGGTCATGCGCGGCGAAGGCCTGATCGAGCCGCTGCAGGCGCCGCTGCTCTAA
- a CDS encoding SEL1-like repeat protein yields MRTLMFALCLLLALPVQASGPLLTDRDRQVMSVPGFLDAHPDMMYRQWGVNAMRRNDQEGAVKNFLLGAHYADKPSQGYLAEIYWYGGNQPPDRALAHAWMSVAAERGYPLLVQMREKFAAALTPEERERSAQLQQELLAQYGDAVAKPRMDDHLRRQLQEATGSRTGSMTHNLEIAYEENGTRKVMKGSQYYDKRYWEPESYHRWQAEVWGKVPQVDVGMPTMVDSEGP; encoded by the coding sequence ATGCGTACATTGATGTTCGCCCTTTGCCTGCTCCTCGCCCTGCCCGTGCAGGCTTCAGGCCCCCTGCTGACCGATCGCGACCGCCAGGTCATGAGCGTGCCGGGCTTCCTCGACGCCCATCCGGACATGATGTACCGGCAGTGGGGTGTCAACGCCATGCGTCGCAACGACCAGGAGGGGGCCGTCAAGAACTTCCTTCTGGGCGCGCACTATGCCGACAAGCCCTCCCAGGGCTACCTGGCCGAGATCTACTGGTACGGCGGCAACCAGCCGCCGGATCGCGCCCTCGCCCACGCCTGGATGAGCGTGGCGGCCGAGCGCGGCTACCCGTTGCTGGTGCAGATGCGCGAGAAGTTCGCCGCCGCCCTCACCCCGGAGGAGCGCGAGCGTTCGGCCCAGCTGCAGCAGGAGTTGCTTGCCCAGTACGGCGACGCCGTGGCCAAGCCGCGCATGGACGACCACCTGCGCCGCCAGCTGCAGGAAGCCACCGGAAGCCGTACCGGCTCGATGACCCACAACCTCGAGATCGCCTACGAGGAAAACGGCACGCGCAAGGTCATGAAGGGTTCCCAGTACTACGACAAGCGCTACTGGGAACCGGAGTCCTACCACCGCTGGCAGGCGGAGGTCTGGGGCAAGGTGCCGCAGGTCGACGTCGGCATGCCGACCATGGTGGACAGCGAAGGGCCCTGA
- a CDS encoding sel1 repeat family protein, with protein sequence MNERNRAGRRAAIPLALLLATCLTPASRATDPPVHLLEWEGPVERPTFGNFVGEPDIAPELLTEGFLAAHPDIRWRREGLHAFHNERYGEALGHFRKAAAYADKASMAMLAEMHWKGLGVPVDRPIGYAWMDLAAERMYPNFTILRERYWGDLSPAERDDAIRRGQALLAEFGDEVAKPRLERILRRERRQLTGSRTGSSGFVRIIPMTGPMAGKGAVMRAEDYYRREYWEPGYYWAWQDQVWKAPPREKVDVGDPEQVPAPGP encoded by the coding sequence ATGAACGAGCGCAACCGCGCCGGTCGCCGCGCCGCCATTCCCCTGGCGCTGCTGCTGGCCACCTGCCTGACGCCGGCCTCCCGGGCCACGGACCCGCCGGTCCATCTGCTCGAATGGGAAGGGCCGGTCGAGCGGCCCACCTTCGGCAACTTCGTCGGCGAGCCGGACATCGCGCCGGAACTGCTGACCGAAGGCTTCCTCGCCGCGCACCCGGACATCCGCTGGCGCCGCGAGGGCCTGCACGCCTTCCACAACGAGCGTTACGGGGAGGCCCTGGGGCATTTCCGCAAGGCCGCCGCCTACGCCGACAAGGCCTCGATGGCGATGCTCGCGGAGATGCACTGGAAGGGGCTTGGGGTGCCGGTCGACCGCCCGATCGGGTACGCATGGATGGACCTGGCCGCCGAACGCATGTATCCCAACTTCACGATCCTGCGCGAGCGTTACTGGGGCGACCTGTCGCCGGCCGAGCGGGACGACGCGATCCGCCGCGGCCAGGCCCTGCTGGCGGAGTTCGGCGACGAGGTGGCAAAGCCGCGACTGGAGCGGATCCTGCGGCGAGAGCGCCGCCAGCTTACCGGCAGCCGCACCGGTTCATCCGGCTTCGTCCGCATCATCCCGATGACCGGCCCGATGGCCGGCAAGGGCGCGGTGATGCGGGCGGAGGACTATTACCGCAGGGAGTACTGGGAACCCGGCTACTACTGGGCGTGGCAGGACCAGGTCTGGAAGGCCCCGCCGCGCGAGAAGGTGGACGTCGGCGACCCGGAGCAGGTCCCGGCACCGGGCCCGTAA
- a CDS encoding UvrD-helicase domain-containing protein — protein MLNPPQRAAVLHDQGPLLVLAGAGSGKTRVIVEKIAHLIASGRYPARRIAAITFTNKSAKEMRERVAKRIRGDAADGLTICTFHALGLKFLQIEHEAAGLKRGFSIFDADDAAAQVKDLMPGAKPDAVEDVRNLISRAKNAGLSPEQALAVARSTREMEAAKLYARYQARLQTFNAVDFDDLIRLPLQILESNEDVVRAWRERIGYLLVDECQDTNDAQYRLLRAIAGPAGNFTCVGDDDQSIYAWRGANPENLDQMGQDYPDLQVIKLEQNYRCSNRVLRAANALIARNPHKHLKTLWSDQADGERIRVWECRDNEHEAEKVAGEIAFLHEARQVPWNEFCILFRSNHQSRPLEKALQLLRVPYHLTGGTAFLERQEVKDALSWLRVIANPDDDAAFLRAVQSPKREVGATSLARLAELAASRNMPLSRAAQSMGALQQLPPRAANGLGAFNDAIDDLRDNATKMSAADLVRRLAEKSGLLTELRAQCKDEASFQRRKANLDELAEWFEGGPRGATAGDLAAQLALLSRNDKDDGGNQVRLMSLHAAKGLEFGYVFIIGCEDGTLPHDAAMEEGSLEEERRLMYVGITRAKKRLWLSYSRETRRFREKVRLKPSRFIDELPASELQRDGADPVADAMHKKERASAGFAAIQALLDD, from the coding sequence GTGCTCAATCCTCCACAACGCGCCGCCGTACTGCATGACCAGGGTCCGCTGCTCGTGCTGGCGGGCGCCGGCAGCGGCAAGACCCGCGTCATCGTCGAGAAGATCGCCCATCTGATCGCCTCCGGTCGCTATCCGGCGCGGCGCATCGCGGCCATCACCTTCACCAACAAGTCGGCGAAGGAAATGCGCGAGCGCGTGGCCAAGCGCATCAGGGGCGACGCCGCCGACGGCCTGACCATCTGCACCTTCCACGCCCTGGGCCTGAAGTTCCTGCAGATCGAGCACGAGGCCGCCGGGCTCAAGCGTGGCTTCTCGATCTTCGACGCCGACGATGCCGCCGCCCAGGTCAAGGACCTGATGCCCGGCGCCAAGCCCGATGCGGTCGAGGACGTGCGCAACCTGATCTCGCGCGCCAAGAACGCCGGCCTGTCGCCGGAGCAGGCCCTGGCCGTGGCCCGCTCCACCCGCGAGATGGAGGCGGCCAAGCTCTACGCGCGCTACCAGGCGCGGCTGCAGACCTTCAACGCGGTCGACTTCGACGACCTGATCCGGTTGCCGCTGCAGATCCTGGAGAGCAACGAGGACGTGGTCCGCGCCTGGCGCGAGCGCATCGGCTACCTCCTGGTCGACGAGTGCCAGGACACCAACGACGCCCAGTACCGGCTGCTGCGCGCCATCGCCGGCCCGGCCGGCAACTTCACCTGCGTGGGCGACGACGACCAGAGCATCTATGCCTGGCGTGGCGCCAACCCGGAGAACCTGGACCAGATGGGCCAGGACTACCCGGACCTGCAGGTGATCAAGCTGGAGCAGAACTACCGCTGCTCCAACCGCGTGCTGCGCGCGGCCAACGCGCTGATCGCGCGCAACCCGCACAAGCACCTCAAGACCCTGTGGTCGGACCAGGCCGACGGCGAGCGCATCCGCGTGTGGGAGTGCCGCGACAACGAGCACGAGGCGGAGAAGGTCGCCGGCGAGATCGCGTTCCTGCACGAGGCCAGGCAGGTGCCGTGGAACGAGTTCTGCATCCTGTTCCGCAGCAACCACCAGTCGCGCCCCCTGGAGAAGGCGCTGCAACTGCTGCGCGTGCCCTACCACCTGACCGGCGGCACCGCCTTCCTGGAGCGCCAGGAAGTGAAGGACGCGCTGTCCTGGCTACGGGTGATCGCCAACCCGGACGACGATGCGGCCTTCCTGCGCGCGGTGCAGTCGCCCAAGCGCGAGGTCGGCGCCACCTCGCTGGCGCGGCTGGCCGAACTGGCCGCCAGCAGGAACATGCCGCTGTCGCGCGCCGCCCAGTCCATGGGCGCGCTGCAGCAGCTGCCGCCGCGCGCGGCCAACGGCCTGGGCGCGTTCAACGACGCCATCGACGACCTGCGCGACAACGCCACGAAGATGAGCGCGGCCGACCTGGTGCGGCGCCTGGCCGAGAAGTCGGGCCTGCTCACCGAACTGCGCGCGCAGTGCAAGGACGAGGCCTCGTTCCAGCGCCGCAAGGCCAACCTGGACGAGCTGGCGGAGTGGTTCGAAGGCGGCCCGCGCGGCGCCACCGCGGGCGACCTGGCCGCGCAGCTGGCCCTGCTCTCGCGCAACGACAAGGACGACGGCGGCAACCAGGTGCGGCTGATGAGCCTGCACGCGGCCAAGGGCCTGGAGTTCGGCTACGTCTTCATCATCGGCTGCGAGGACGGCACCCTGCCGCACGACGCGGCGATGGAGGAAGGCTCGCTGGAGGAAGAGCGCCGGCTGATGTACGTGGGCATCACCCGCGCCAAGAAGCGGCTGTGGCTCAGCTACAGCCGCGAGACCCGCCGCTTCCGCGAGAAGGTGCGGCTCAAGCCCAGCCGCTTCATCGACGAGCTCCCTGCCTCCGAGCTGCAGCGCGATGGCGCGGACCCGGTGGCCGACGCCATGCACAAGAAGGAACGCGCCAGCGCGGGTTTCGCCGCGATCCAGGCACTGCTGGACGACTGA
- a CDS encoding aldose 1-epimerase: MAPEVEAPGPLTELPPGPLLTLSHGAVSIDVAPQAGGRIAQIRVDGIEQLVGYGEYGSEAAIAWGSYTMVPWCGRVRDGRFAFAGKDYQLPRNLGGHAIHGWGFVLPWQVAAQSEHELELVLELPADERWPFGGRARQRIALEPRGLLLEMSVTAGERAMPVVFGWHPWFRKPERLEFEPTAMYPRDESHVATLPLVPPGPGPWDDCFVNTAPVVLHRAGQVLRLTSDCDHWVVYDGTAHSTCVEPQTGPADAFNLGSPQLQPGQQASAWYRMAWD, translated from the coding sequence ATGGCGCCTGAGGTCGAAGCCCCGGGGCCGCTCACCGAGCTGCCCCCGGGTCCGCTGTTGACGCTGTCCCACGGCGCCGTGTCGATCGACGTGGCGCCGCAGGCCGGTGGCCGCATCGCCCAGATCCGCGTCGACGGGATCGAGCAGCTGGTCGGCTACGGCGAGTACGGCTCGGAGGCGGCGATCGCCTGGGGCTCGTACACGATGGTTCCGTGGTGTGGCCGCGTCCGCGACGGACGCTTCGCCTTCGCCGGCAAGGACTACCAGCTGCCGCGCAACCTCGGTGGCCACGCGATCCATGGCTGGGGCTTCGTCCTGCCCTGGCAGGTCGCGGCGCAGTCGGAACACGAGCTGGAACTGGTGCTGGAGCTGCCCGCGGACGAGCGCTGGCCGTTCGGCGGCCGTGCCCGCCAGCGCATCGCGCTGGAGCCGCGCGGCCTGCTGCTGGAGATGAGCGTCACCGCCGGCGAGCGCGCGATGCCGGTGGTGTTCGGCTGGCACCCGTGGTTCCGCAAGCCGGAGCGGCTGGAGTTCGAGCCCACCGCGATGTATCCGCGCGACGAGAGCCACGTCGCCACCCTGCCGCTGGTCCCGCCTGGGCCGGGGCCGTGGGACGACTGCTTCGTCAACACCGCGCCGGTGGTGCTGCACCGCGCCGGCCAGGTCCTGCGCCTGACTTCGGACTGCGACCACTGGGTGGTGTACGACGGCACAGCGCATTCGACCTGCGTGGAGCCGCAGACCGGCCCGGCCGATGCGTTCAACCTCGGTTCGCCGCAGCTGCAGCCGGGCCAGCAGGCCTCGGCGTGGTACCGGATGGCCTGGGACTGA
- a CDS encoding glycoside hydrolase family 43 protein: MADREYTEAELKALADKAISSPLVTHIYTADPSAHVFEGKLYIYPSHDIEAGAAFDDDGGHFQMEDYHVFRQDSPDAPAEDCGVALHVKDVPWAAKQMWAPDAACKDGKYYFYFPAKRADGIFQIGVAIGDRPEGPFKAEPEAIEGSYSIDPAVFGDDDGEHYMYFGGLWGGQLQKYRDNRYDAANEEPGDDEPALGARVARLTADMKQFAEAPREVVILDADGQPLKAGDHARRYFEGPWMHKYQGKYYLSYSTGNTHHLCYAIADNPYGPYTYGGVILTPVVGWTTHHSIVEFGGKWWLYYHDSVLSGGVTHLRSIKVAELQYEADGSIRTLHPYGA, from the coding sequence ATGGCAGACCGTGAATACACCGAGGCCGAACTGAAGGCGCTGGCCGACAAGGCCATCTCCAGTCCCCTGGTGACGCATATCTACACCGCCGATCCGTCGGCCCACGTGTTCGAGGGCAAGCTCTACATCTATCCCTCGCACGACATCGAGGCCGGTGCCGCGTTCGACGACGACGGCGGCCACTTCCAGATGGAGGACTACCACGTCTTCCGCCAGGACTCGCCCGATGCACCGGCCGAGGACTGCGGCGTGGCCCTGCACGTGAAGGACGTGCCGTGGGCGGCCAAGCAGATGTGGGCCCCGGACGCGGCCTGCAAGGACGGCAAGTACTACTTCTACTTCCCGGCCAAGCGCGCCGACGGCATCTTCCAGATCGGCGTCGCCATCGGCGACCGCCCGGAAGGCCCGTTCAAGGCCGAGCCGGAAGCGATCGAGGGCAGCTATTCGATCGACCCCGCCGTGTTCGGCGACGACGACGGCGAGCACTACATGTACTTCGGCGGCCTGTGGGGCGGCCAGCTGCAGAAGTACCGCGACAACCGCTACGACGCGGCCAACGAGGAGCCGGGCGACGACGAGCCGGCGCTGGGCGCGCGTGTCGCGCGCCTGACCGCGGACATGAAGCAGTTCGCCGAGGCGCCGCGCGAGGTGGTGATCCTCGACGCGGACGGCCAGCCGCTGAAGGCCGGCGACCACGCGCGCCGCTACTTCGAAGGCCCGTGGATGCACAAGTACCAGGGCAAGTACTACCTGTCGTACTCGACCGGCAATACCCACCACCTGTGCTACGCCATCGCGGACAACCCGTATGGCCCGTACACCTACGGCGGCGTGATCCTCACCCCGGTCGTGGGCTGGACCACCCACCATTCGATCGTCGAGTTCGGCGGCAAGTGGTGGCTGTACTACCACGACTCCGTGCTGTCCGGCGGCGTGACCCACCTGCGTTCGATCAAGGTCGCCGAGCTGCAGTACGAAGCCGACGGCAGCATCCGCACCCTGCATCCGTATGGCGCCTGA
- a CDS encoding MFS transporter, which translates to MSSNSEILSVREKIGYSLGDLSANLIFQTLMTFLAYFYTDIYRIPAATAATIIFVVGLLGAFVFTPLVAVLADRTNSRWGKFRPWILWTAIPFGVLSLLAFSTPDLGPQGKVIYAAGTYTLLVLVYAANNLPYSALSGVLTGNMGERNSLSAYRFVAVMVAQLVVQALLLPLVNILGDGDRVQGFQNTMLLFAVVGTVFFLITFFTTRERVVPAQEQKSSIGRDLADLAANRPWLVMLLVTILVFTTLALKGGTYVYYFENYLEEPAMARFLDSIGFYGILGGINSALVGMGLAGFELPSDATTSAFGLFNAGGIILMVVGIGFSRKLADRFGKRDVFGVFLVISTLFMLAFYVIPPDRIGLVFGAQILHGFFYGITIPLLWAMVADVADYSEWKNHRRATAIIFSAILCGLKVGLSVGGALVAGILAHYGYNADLPAQEPDTVNGIRLAVSLYCSVPFLVAAALLFFYKINKPMESQIESDLAARRVAKPA; encoded by the coding sequence ATGAGCAGCAACAGCGAGATCCTTTCCGTACGCGAGAAGATCGGTTACAGCCTGGGTGATTTGTCGGCGAACCTGATCTTCCAGACGTTGATGACGTTCCTGGCGTACTTCTACACCGACATCTACCGCATCCCCGCCGCAACCGCGGCCACCATCATCTTCGTGGTCGGCCTGCTGGGCGCCTTCGTGTTCACCCCGCTGGTTGCGGTGCTCGCCGACCGTACCAACAGCCGCTGGGGCAAGTTCCGCCCCTGGATCCTGTGGACCGCCATTCCCTTCGGCGTGCTCTCGCTGCTGGCCTTCAGCACGCCTGATCTCGGCCCGCAGGGCAAGGTCATCTACGCGGCGGGCACCTATACCCTGCTGGTGCTGGTCTACGCGGCCAACAACCTGCCGTACTCGGCGCTCAGTGGTGTGCTGACCGGCAACATGGGCGAGCGCAACAGCCTGTCGGCCTATCGCTTCGTGGCGGTGATGGTGGCCCAGCTCGTGGTCCAGGCCCTGCTGCTGCCCCTGGTCAACATCCTTGGCGACGGCGATCGGGTGCAGGGCTTCCAGAACACCATGCTGCTGTTCGCCGTGGTCGGCACCGTGTTCTTCCTGATCACCTTCTTCACCACCCGCGAGCGCGTCGTCCCGGCACAGGAGCAGAAGTCCAGCATCGGCCGCGACCTGGCCGACCTGGCCGCCAACCGGCCGTGGCTGGTCATGCTGCTGGTGACGATCCTGGTGTTCACCACCCTCGCGCTTAAGGGCGGCACCTACGTCTACTACTTCGAGAACTACCTGGAAGAGCCGGCGATGGCCCGCTTCCTGGACTCGATCGGCTTCTACGGCATCCTGGGCGGGATCAACTCGGCCCTGGTCGGCATGGGCCTGGCCGGCTTCGAGTTGCCGAGCGACGCGACCACCTCCGCCTTCGGCCTGTTCAACGCCGGCGGCATCATCCTGATGGTGGTGGGCATCGGCTTCTCGCGGAAGCTGGCCGACCGCTTCGGCAAGCGCGACGTGTTCGGCGTGTTCCTGGTCATCTCGACCCTGTTCATGCTCGCCTTCTACGTCATCCCGCCGGATCGCATCGGCCTGGTGTTCGGTGCGCAGATCCTGCACGGCTTCTTCTACGGCATCACCATCCCGCTGCTGTGGGCGATGGTGGCCGACGTGGCCGACTACTCCGAGTGGAAGAACCACCGCCGCGCCACCGCCATCATCTTCTCCGCGATCCTGTGCGGCCTGAAGGTGGGCCTGAGCGTCGGCGGCGCCCTGGTGGCCGGCATCCTGGCCCATTACGGCTACAACGCCGACCTGCCGGCGCAGGAACCGGACACGGTCAACGGCATCCGCCTGGCGGTGAGCCTGTACTGCTCGGTGCCGTTCCTGGTGGCCGCGGCCCTGCTGTTCTTCTACAAGATCAACAAGCCGATGGAATCGCAGATCGAAAGCGACCTGGCCGCGCGCCGCGTCGCCAAGCCGGCCTGA